The following are encoded in a window of Schistocerca nitens isolate TAMUIC-IGC-003100 chromosome 9, iqSchNite1.1, whole genome shotgun sequence genomic DNA:
- the LOC126203445 gene encoding uncharacterized protein LOC126203445 produces the protein MRLCLLSSILTCIYMLLSCSSLPSVTCYRQKVIDSEYMPPASGFRVWENRYAVEPSCEELRAMWHFSKRQSRASEITNEVPTYRDPLAYNVWEPYARSRSIGGGVLTRPGRGHIYGKVVYAMPGSITYQSRPERFRAFEEVAKMLVSSRRGVPQRKVTAFHYSRGRVPYQDIPAQ, from the coding sequence ATGCGTCTCTGCCTTCTCAGCAGCATCTTAACATGTATTTACATGTTACTGTCCTGTTCATCTCTGCCGAGTGTCACCTGTTATCGTCAGAAAGTCATTGACTCCGAGTACATGCCTCCTGCTTCAGGCTTTAGGGTGTGGGAAAACCGGTATGCAGTTGAGCCAAGTTGCGAGGAGCTGCGAGCAATGTGGCATTTCTCAAAGAGGCAGTCCCGTGCTTCAGAAATCACCAATGAGGTACCAACATACAGAGATCCTCTGGCGTATAACGTATGGGAACCTTACGCGCGCTCTAGGAGCATTGGTGGTGGTGTGCTCACTCGACCAGGGCGGGGCCACATTTATGGAAAAGTTGTTTATGCAATGCCTGGGTCTATCACCTACCAGTCTCGGCCAGAGAGATTCCGTGCATTTGAGGAGGTGGCGAAGATGCTTGTCAGTTCACGAAGAGGTGTGCCACAAAGGAAAGTCACAGCCTTCCATTACTCTCGTGGTCGGGTTCCGTACCAGGATATCCCTGCTCAGTAA